Within Stella humosa, the genomic segment TGATGCTGAACTGGAAGTGGCTGACCAACGGCGCCTACGGCATCTACGGCATCCCGCTGCCCAACTTCGCCGGCTGGGAGCTGGAGAGCGAGGAGGGGTTCTTCGTCCTCATCTCGGGCGTGCTGGCGCTGACCTGGTTCTTCCTGCGCCGGCTGACGCGCTCGCGCTTCGGCCGCAGCCTGGTGGCGGTGCGCGAGAACGAGCTGGCGGCGGTCGCCTCCGGCATCCCGGCCGACCGGCAGAAGATCGTGGCCTTCGTCATCGGCACGGCCTGCGCCGGCCTGGCCGGTGCGCTCTATGCCCACTACATCGCCTACATCAACCCCGAGAGCTTCCACTTCCTCACCTCGGTGCAGATGGTGACGATGGTGGTGATCGGCGGCCTGGGCTCTCTGCCCGGCGGCATCGTCGGCGCGCTCGTCGTCAGCCTGCTGCCCGAGGTGCTGCGGGTGCTGGCCGACTATCGCCTCGTCGTCTATGGCGGGCTGCTGATCCTCTTCATGATGTTCCTGCCGGGCGGGCTGGCCGACATCGGCCGGCGCGCATGGCGGCTGGTCGCGGGGCAGCGATGACGATGCTGCTGGAACTGGAGGGCGTCACCAAGCGCTTCGGCGGCCTGACGGCGCTGGATGGGGCCTCGCTCGACGTCCGCCAGGGCGAGGTGCGCGGCCTGATCGGGCCGAACGGCTCGGGCAAGTCGACGCTCTTCCATGTCGTCACCGGCGTGCACCGGCCCGACGGCGGCCGCATCACCTTCGACGGGCACCCGATCGCCGGCCGCCCGACCGAGGCGATCGCCCAACTGGGCCTCGCCCGTACCTTCCAGGATATCCAGCTCTTCTACGACATGACGGTGCTGGAGAACGCCATGATCGGCTGCCATCGCCTGACGCGGGCGGGCGCGCTGGCGGCCATGGTCGGGCGGCGCTGGGTGCGGGCGGAGGAGGCCGCCATCGTCGAGCGCGCGATGGATGCGCTGGCCGTCGTCGGCCTGGCCGACCAGGCGCGCGAGCCCGCCCGGCGCATCCCCTACGGCCACCAGCGCCTGCTGGAGATCGCCCGCGCGCTGGCGGCTGAGCCCAAGCTGATGATCCTGGACGAGCCGGCCGCCGGCATGAACCCGTCCGAGACCCGCTCGCTGATGGACCAGATCGGCCGCATCGTCGACCGCGGCGTCACCGTCTTCCTGGTCGAACACAACATGAAGATGGTGATGGACATCTGCCAGCGGATCACCGTGCTGAACTATGGCCGGGTCATCGCCACCGGTACGCCGACCGAAGTGCAGGCCGACGCCCAGGTGATCGAGGCCTATCTCGGCGGGACAGCCGTTTGATGTTGGAGGCGGGCTGATGCTGCAGATCGCCGACCTCGCCGTCGCCTACGGCCCGATCCAGGTGCTGAACGGCGTTTCGATGTCCGTGGCCGAGGGGGAGATCGTCGCCCTCATCGGCGCCAACGGGGCCGGCAAGACCACCATCCTCAACACCGTGTCGGGCCTGCTGCGGCCCGCGCGGGGCGAGATCCGCTTCGCCGGCCAGCGCATCGACGGCCAACCGCCCGAGCGCATCGTCGCCGCCGGACTGGCCCAGGTGCCGGAGGGGCGCAAGGTCTTCCGCAACCTGACCGTCCATGAATGTCTGCGCATGGGCGGGCTGGTGCGGCGCGACAAGGCGGGCGTCGCCGCCGACATCGAGCGCATGTACGGGCTTTTCCCGCGGCTGCGCGAGCGCCATCGCCAGCTTGCCGGCACGCTCAGCGGCGGCGAGCAGCAGATGCTGGCCTTCGGCCGCGCGCTGGTCGCCCGGCCCAAGGTCCTGCTGCTCGACGAGCCGTCGATGGGCCTGGCGCCCCGCATCGTGGCCGAGATCGCCCGCCTGATCCTCGACATCCGGCGCGAGGGCATGACGGTGCTGCTGGTGGAGCAGAACGCCGCCATGGCGCTGGGCCTGGCCGACCGCGGCTATGTGCTGGAGGCCGGCCGCATCCTGCTGGAAGCCGACGCCCGCAGCCTCCTGGCCGACGAGCGCGTGCGGCGGTCCTATCTGGGGCTCTGATACCTGTCTGCTGCCGACGTGGGCGCCGGGTGCGTTCCAGGACCTGGCAATATGAGGAAGAACCTCATCTCGAGCGCACAGCGCAGCGAGCGGTCGAGAGACGCACGGGCGCGCGCCACATTCGGATCGGCGGCGGCCGGCATTGCCAGCCGCCGCCACCCGCCCGTCAGTTGGCGACGGCGCCCGATGCCTTCAGGATCGGCGTCCAGCGCGCCACCTCGGCCTTCACGAACTCGCCCAGATAGGCGCCCGTGCGCTCGCGGCCCTCGGGGATGACGCCGCCCAGGTCGAGCAGGCGCTTGCGCGTGCCCTCGTCCGACAGCGCCTTGTCGAGCGCATCGCTCAGCTTGGCGACGATCTCCTTGGGGGTGGCTTTCGGCGCGAACACGGCATTCCAGGCGCTGACCTGGTAGTCGGGCATGCCGGCCTCGGTGGTGGTCGGCAGGTCGGGCAGGGCCGGCGAGCGGACCGGCGTGGCGATGGCGTAGGCCTTGATGGTGCCGGCCTTCACCTGCTCCACCAGGTTCACGATCTGGTCGCACATGAAGTCGACTTGGCCGCTGACGAGGTCGTTCAGGGCGGGGCCGGTGCCGCGATAGGCGACCTGGGCCGGCTTCACGCCGAGCTGGGCGTTCAGCATGGTGATGGTGGTGTGCGACACCGAGCCGACGCCGGCATGGGCCTCGTTCAGCTTGGCGGCGTTCGCCTTCACGTAGGTCGCGAACTCGGCCAGGTTATTGGCCGGGAAGTCCTTCTTGGCGACGATCAGGATGGGCGTGCCGGCGGCCAGCCCGATCGGCTCGAAATCCGTCGTCGGGTCGTAGCGCAGCTTGGGATAGAGCGCGGGTGCCGCCCCATGCGTCCCCATGTGGCCCATCATGATGGTGTAGCCGTCGGCCGCCGCCTGGGCGCCCCGCGTGATGCCGGTGGTGCCGCCGGCACCGGCCACGTTCTCGATGATCACCTGCTGGCCCAGCGTGCGCGACATGTGCTCGCCGACGATGCGGGCGATGACGTCGGTCGGGCCGCCGGCGGCGAACGGCACGATCATGACGACCGGGCGGGTGGGATAGGCCTGGGCCTGGGCCGTGCCGGCCATCACGCCGATGGCGGCGGCGGCCGCGATGCCGAGGACGGCGCGTCTCGTGGGGTTCATGGTTCCTCGCTTGTTCGGTTCTGGGGTCATTCCTGGAATGCTTCCTCGCGCCGCTGCCGGATGGCGGGCAGGGTGGCCACCACCAGCACCAGCACGGCGACCAGCAGCAGGCCGGCCGACACAGGGCGCTCGACGAAGGTCATGAAGCTGCCGCGCGACAGGATCAACGCCTGGCGCAGCTTCTCTTCCATCAGCCGGCCCAGCACGAAGCCCAGCAGCAGCGGCGCGGGCTCGAAGCTGAGCTTGTAGAGGGTATAGCCGGCCAGGCCGAAGAAAGCGGCCGTCAGCACGTCGGCGGGGTTGTTGTTGATCGAATAGATGCCGATGCAGCAGAACAGCAGGATGGCCGGGAACATCAGGCGATAGGGCACCTTCAACAGGCGCACCCAGAGCCCGATCAGCGGCAGGTTGATGATCAGCAGCATCAGGTTGCCGATCCACATGCTGGTGATCATCCCCCAGAACAGGCCGGGGTTCTTGGTCATCACCTGCGGACCGGGGATGATGCCGTGGATCGTCATGGCGCCCACCATCAGCGCCATCACCGCATTGGGCGGGATGCCGAGCGTCAGCAGCGGGATGAAGGCGGTCTGGGCCCCGGCATTGTTGGCGGCCTCCGGCCCGGCCACCCCCTCGATGGCGCCGCGGCCGAAGCGCGAGGGGTCCTTCGCCATCCGCTTTTCCAGCGAGTACGAGGCGAACGGCCCCAGCACCGCGCCGTTGCCGGGCAGGATGCCCAGGATGGCGCCCAGCCCCGTGCCGCGCAACGTCGGCCCCAGCGCCTGGCGCAGGTCGGCGCGCGACGGCAGCAGGCGGCCGATGGCGCCGCGCACCACGTCGCGCGCCTCCGGCTTGTCGAGGTTCCGCAGGATCTCGGCGAAGCCGAAGATGCCCATGGCCAGGACCGCGAAGTCGATGCCGTCGGACAGCGCGCTGAGGCCCAGCGTCATCCTGTCCTCGCCCGTCTCCAGGTCGGTGCCCACGGTCGACAGCAGCAGGCCGACGACGATGATCGAGATGGCCTTGATGATCGAGCCGCGGGCGAGCACGACCGCGAAGGCCAGCCCCATCACCATCAGCGCGAAATACTCGGCCGGGCCGAACAGCATGGCGAGCCGGGTAAGCGGCTGGCCGAGCCCCGCGATGACGAAGGTGGCGAAGGTGCCGGCGACGAAGGAGGCGATGGCCGCCGTGCCGAGCGCCACGCCGGCGCGGCCCTGGCGCGCCATCTGGTGCCCGTCCAGCGTCGTCACCACCGAGCTGACCTCGCCCGGTATGTTCACCAGGATCGCCGTCGTCGAGCCGCCATACTGGGCGCCGTAATAGATGCCGGCCAGCATGATGAGCGCGCCCGTCGGGTCGACGGTGAAGGTGAGCGGCAGCAGCATGACGATGGTGGCGATCGGGCCGACGCCCGGCAGCACGCCGATCAGCGTGCCGACGAGGCAGCCGACGAAGCACAGCAGCAGGTTCTGCGGCGACAGCGCGGTCGAGAAGCCGAGCGCCAGGTTGCCGAACAGGTCTTCCATGATCCGGCCCTCCCTAGCGGCCGATCAGCCACGGCGCGACCGGGATCGGCAGCCCCAGGACGCCGATGAAGAGGCCGAGGCAGGCCACGGTCAGGACGACGGAATAGACGATCGTCTCGACCAGGCGGCCCTCGGTGCCGGCCAGCGCGCCGGCCATGAAGCAGAGCGGGCCCGCCACCGCCAGGCCCAGCGGCCGCACGGTCAGGCCGAACAGCACGACCGACCCCAGGATGAAGAGCGGCGCCCGGATCGCCCAGCGTTCGAGCCCCGGCCCCTGCCAGAAGAACGACCCGGCCACAATGCCGACCCCGCACAGGCCGGTCAGCAGGGCCAGCGCCCGCGGCAGCATGCCCGGCCCCATCTGCCCGATGGTGCCGGCATCCAGTTCGGCGCTTTGCCAAAGGGCGAAGGCGGCCAGCGCAATCAGCGACAGGCCCGCCATGAAATCCTGCGGCGACCGTATGCGGCCGCCGGATGGCATTGTCATCGATCCCCCACCTCGCCGGACGCCAGTGCCCCCGCACCGACGCCGATCTGGAATCAATTTAGCACCGGTTTGGCCAATATGCGCGCCGGACCGTCGCGCGCGGACGGGATTCCGCCGTGGTTTTCTTTCCCTGTCCCGCCGTGCCAGATTGCCGGCGCATTCAGGCAAGGAGCTTCAGGGATGAACGACGCGATCGTGGTCGGCGTGGTGGGGGCGGGCACCATGGGTGCCGGCATTGCCCAGGTGGCGGCGACCGGCGGCCATGCGGTGCTGCTGTACGACGCCGCACCCGGCTTCGCCGCCAAGTCGCTGGCCGCCATCGCCGGCCGGATCGATCGCCTGGCCGAGAAAGGGACGCTGACGGCCGAGTCCGCGGCGGCCGCCAAGGGCCGGATCACCGTCGTCGACGACCTGTCGCAGATGGCGCCGGCCGGCGTCGTCATCGAGGCGGTGGTGGAGGACCTGGCGGTGAAGCACGCTGTCTTCACCACGCTGGAGGCGCATTGCGCGCCCGATGCCATCCTTGCGAGCAACACCTCGTCCATTCCGATCGCGCGCATCGCCCAGGCGCTGAAGCATCGCGGCCGGGTTGCCGGCCTGCATTTCTTCAATCCGGTGCCGGTGATGCGCCTAGTGGAAGTCATCAGCGGCCCGGACACCGATCCGGCGGTCGCCGACCGCCTGTCCACCCTGGGGGAGCGGTTCGGCCGCGTCCCGGTCAAGGTGAAGGACGCACCGGGCTTCCTGGTGAATTTCGGCGGCCGCTCCTTCACGACCGAGGGCCTGGCACTGGTGCATGAAGGCGTTGCCACGCCCGAGCAGGTCGACCAGGTGATGCGCGACTGCTGCCACTTCCGCATGGGTCCGTTCGAGCTGATGGACCTGACCGGGATCGACGTGAACCACCCGGTGTCGGAGATCATCTGGCAGGGCTATTACAACGACCCCCGCCTGCGCACGACGCCCTATCACCGTTCCATGCGCGAGGCGGGCCGGCTTGGCCGCAAGACCGGGCAGGGGCACTTCACCTATGACGCCAAGGGCGTGCGGACGCCGGGCCTCGTGCCGTCGCTGCCCGAATCCGCGCCGGCCGAACGGGTGGTGCTGCTCGACGTGTCGGCCGCCCTGTCCGACCTGATGGCTGGCGCCGACCAGATCGCCCATGACGATGGCGAGAGCCCGCTGCTGGTCGCCCCGGTGGGCGAGGACTGCACGGCGGTCGCCGTGCGGCTGGGCGTCGACCACCGCCGGCTGGTGGCGGTCGACCTCGTCTGCGACATCTCCAAGCGGGTGACGCTGATGACGGCACCCGGCGCCGACCCGGCGGTGCTGGCGGCGGTGGCCGCCCGCATCGTCGCCAATGGCCGGGCGGTGACGGCGATCAAGGATTCGCCGGGCTTCATCCAGCAGCGCCTGCGCGCCATGATCGCCAACCTGGGCTGCGAGATGGCCCAGATCGGGGTGGCGGCACCGGCCGACATCGACACGGCTATGCAGCTCGGCTTGAACTATCCGCAGGGGCCGCTGGCCATGACCGACCAGATCGGGGCAAGCCAAGTGCACGCCATCCTGCAGGCGATCCAGGCCGCGACCGGGGACGACCGCTATCGCCCCAGCCTGTGGCTGCGGCGCCGTGCGCTGCTGGGGCTGCCGGCCGCGACGCCGGCGTAAGGGCGGGCTAGATCAGCGAGCCGGAGCAGCGCGGCGGAATGACCTCGCCATGGACCATGGCCGCCATGGCGAGGCGGATGGAGCGGCGGTCGCGGACGCAGTTGCCGCGCGCCGGCGGCTCGGCCGCCCATCCCGCCGGCTGATCGGCGGCGCGCACCATCGGCACGC encodes:
- a CDS encoding 3-hydroxyacyl-CoA dehydrogenase, translated to MNDAIVVGVVGAGTMGAGIAQVAATGGHAVLLYDAAPGFAAKSLAAIAGRIDRLAEKGTLTAESAAAAKGRITVVDDLSQMAPAGVVIEAVVEDLAVKHAVFTTLEAHCAPDAILASNTSSIPIARIAQALKHRGRVAGLHFFNPVPVMRLVEVISGPDTDPAVADRLSTLGERFGRVPVKVKDAPGFLVNFGGRSFTTEGLALVHEGVATPEQVDQVMRDCCHFRMGPFELMDLTGIDVNHPVSEIIWQGYYNDPRLRTTPYHRSMREAGRLGRKTGQGHFTYDAKGVRTPGLVPSLPESAPAERVVLLDVSAALSDLMAGADQIAHDDGESPLLVAPVGEDCTAVAVRLGVDHRRLVAVDLVCDISKRVTLMTAPGADPAVLAAVAARIVANGRAVTAIKDSPGFIQQRLRAMIANLGCEMAQIGVAAPADIDTAMQLGLNYPQGPLAMTDQIGASQVHAILQAIQAATGDDRYRPSLWLRRRALLGLPAATPA
- a CDS encoding tripartite tricarboxylate transporter permease encodes the protein MEDLFGNLALGFSTALSPQNLLLCFVGCLVGTLIGVLPGVGPIATIVMLLPLTFTVDPTGALIMLAGIYYGAQYGGSTTAILVNIPGEVSSVVTTLDGHQMARQGRAGVALGTAAIASFVAGTFATFVIAGLGQPLTRLAMLFGPAEYFALMVMGLAFAVVLARGSIIKAISIIVVGLLLSTVGTDLETGEDRMTLGLSALSDGIDFAVLAMGIFGFAEILRNLDKPEARDVVRGAIGRLLPSRADLRQALGPTLRGTGLGAILGILPGNGAVLGPFASYSLEKRMAKDPSRFGRGAIEGVAGPEAANNAGAQTAFIPLLTLGIPPNAVMALMVGAMTIHGIIPGPQVMTKNPGLFWGMITSMWIGNLMLLIINLPLIGLWVRLLKVPYRLMFPAILLFCCIGIYSINNNPADVLTAAFFGLAGYTLYKLSFEPAPLLLGFVLGRLMEEKLRQALILSRGSFMTFVERPVSAGLLLVAVLVLVVATLPAIRQRREEAFQE
- a CDS encoding tripartite tricarboxylate transporter TctB family protein; this encodes MTMPSGGRIRSPQDFMAGLSLIALAAFALWQSAELDAGTIGQMGPGMLPRALALLTGLCGVGIVAGSFFWQGPGLERWAIRAPLFILGSVVLFGLTVRPLGLAVAGPLCFMAGALAGTEGRLVETIVYSVVLTVACLGLFIGVLGLPIPVAPWLIGR
- a CDS encoding tripartite tricarboxylate transporter substrate-binding protein translates to MNPTRRAVLGIAAAAAIGVMAGTAQAQAYPTRPVVMIVPFAAGGPTDVIARIVGEHMSRTLGQQVIIENVAGAGGTTGITRGAQAAADGYTIMMGHMGTHGAAPALYPKLRYDPTTDFEPIGLAAGTPILIVAKKDFPANNLAEFATYVKANAAKLNEAHAGVGSVSHTTITMLNAQLGVKPAQVAYRGTGPALNDLVSGQVDFMCDQIVNLVEQVKAGTIKAYAIATPVRSPALPDLPTTTEAGMPDYQVSAWNAVFAPKATPKEIVAKLSDALDKALSDEGTRKRLLDLGGVIPEGRERTGAYLGEFVKAEVARWTPILKASGAVAN
- a CDS encoding ABC transporter ATP-binding protein translates to MTMLLELEGVTKRFGGLTALDGASLDVRQGEVRGLIGPNGSGKSTLFHVVTGVHRPDGGRITFDGHPIAGRPTEAIAQLGLARTFQDIQLFYDMTVLENAMIGCHRLTRAGALAAMVGRRWVRAEEAAIVERAMDALAVVGLADQAREPARRIPYGHQRLLEIARALAAEPKLMILDEPAAGMNPSETRSLMDQIGRIVDRGVTVFLVEHNMKMVMDICQRITVLNYGRVIATGTPTEVQADAQVIEAYLGGTAV
- a CDS encoding ABC transporter ATP-binding protein — encoded protein: MLQIADLAVAYGPIQVLNGVSMSVAEGEIVALIGANGAGKTTILNTVSGLLRPARGEIRFAGQRIDGQPPERIVAAGLAQVPEGRKVFRNLTVHECLRMGGLVRRDKAGVAADIERMYGLFPRLRERHRQLAGTLSGGEQQMLAFGRALVARPKVLLLDEPSMGLAPRIVAEIARLILDIRREGMTVLLVEQNAAMALGLADRGYVLEAGRILLEADARSLLADERVRRSYLGL